The following coding sequences lie in one Arachis ipaensis cultivar K30076 chromosome B03, Araip1.1, whole genome shotgun sequence genomic window:
- the LOC107629435 gene encoding uncharacterized protein LOC107629435, which produces MADRSSAVAKPVWMKQAEEAKLKSEAEKAAAAKAAFEATFKDLEKSREKGTVQSDSESEEYEDLANKPIGPVDPSKCTAAGTGIAGGTACAPSSFTVVTKDSDERKVSGGGAQVKVRVTPGLGVGGSDQEGIVKDMGDGTYNVTYVVPKRGNYMVSVECNGKAIMGSPFPVFFSAGNSSGGLLGLAPASSFPNLVNQTMPNMPNYSGSVSGAFPGLLGMIPGIVAGASGGAILPGIGASLGEVCRDYLNGRCIKVDCKLNHPPHNLLMTALAATTSMGTLSQAPMAPSAAAMAAAQAIVAAQALQAHAAQVQAQSVKDSTGSPEKAGKDDALKKTLQVSNLSPLLTVEQLKQLFGFCGTVVECTIADSKHFAYIEYSKPEEATAALALNNIDVGGRPLNVEMAKSLP; this is translated from the exons ATGGCTGATCGGAGTTCGGCCGTTGCAAAGCCGGTATGGATGAAGCAAGCCGAGGAGGCCAAGCTGAAGAGCGAAGCCGAGAAAGCCGCGGCAGCTAAAGCTGCTTTCGAAGCGACCTtcaaggatttggagaagagTCGCGAGAAGGGCACTGTTCAATCTGACAGTGAATCCGAGGAATACGAGGATTTGGCCAATAAGCCTATTGGACCTGTGGATCCTTCCAAGTGCACGGCGGCGGGTACTGGCATTGCCGGCGGAACAGCCTGTGCTCCTTCTTCGTTCACAGTGGTCACCAAGGATTCAGATGAGAGGAAGGTTTCAGGTGGGGGTGCACAAGTCAAGGTGAGGGTGACGCCAGGTTTGGGCGTTGGAGGGTCTGATCAAGAAGGGATTGTGAAGGATATGGGTGATGGAACGTATAACGTCACTTATGTGGTGCCCAAGAGAGGGAATTACATGGTCAGTGTTGAATGTAATGGCAAGGCAATCATGGGTAGTCCATTCCCTGTGTTTTTCAGTGCAG GAAATAGTAGTGGAGGGCTGCTCGGTTTAGCTCCGGCATCTTCTTTTCCAAATCTTGTTAATCAAACTATGCCAAACATGCCGAACTACTCTGGGTCCGTTTCAGGGGCATTCCCAGGATTACTGGGAATGATTCCAGGGATTGTTGCTGGAGCTTCTGGGGGTGCTATTTTACCTGGAATTGGGGCCTCACTAGGGGAAGTTTGCCGTGATTATCTTAATGGGCGATGTATAAAAGTCGATTGTAAGTTGAATCACCCACCTCATAATTTGCTAATGACTGCATTAGCTGCAACGACCTCAATGGGAACACTTAGCCAAGCTCCTATGGCTCCGTCTGCTGCTGCAATGGCTGCTGCACAGGCAATAGTCGCTGCCCAAGCACTTCAAGCCCATGCAGCTCAGGTGCAAGCTCAGTCAGTAAAAGATTCCACTG GCTCACCTGAAAAAGCTGGTAAGGATGATGCATTGAAGAAAACTCTCCAAGTTAGCAATCTGAGTCCACTTCTCACTGTTGAACAACTAAAACAACTCTTTGGCTTCTGTGGCACAGTTGTTGAATGCACAATTGCTGATTCAAAGCATTTTGCTTATATAGAATATTCAAAACCTGAAGAGGCAACTGCTGCTCTGGCGTTAAATAACATAGATGTTGGTGGCCGGCCTTTGAATGTTGAGATGGCAAAATCTCTTCCGTAA